The Candidatus Binatia bacterium region TGCCGAGTCTGCTGCTGCTGATCGCGCTCATCATGGTGCTCGGCTCCGGCACCGTACAGGTCTGCGTGGCACTGGGGGTGACCGGGTGGGTGGGGCTCGCGCGTCTCGTGCGGGCGGAGACCTTCAAGATCCGTGAACTCGATTACATCGATGCGGCGCGGGTTCTTGGGACGTCGGAGTTGCGGATCGTCTGGAGGCACGTCCTGCCGAACCTCATGCATCTGGTCGTGATCACGTTCGCGCTGTTGTTCTCGAGCCTAGTGCTTTCCGAAGTCGTGCTCTCCTGGCTCGGGATCGGCATTGATGGATCGTGGGGCCGGATGATCGACCAGTCGCGTACGGAACTCTCGCGCGAGCCGATCATCTGGTGGAATCTCTCGACGGCCTCCGTGGCTCTGTTCGGTCTCATACTCGCGGTGAACCAAGTGGCCGACGCGGTGCGCGATATTCTCGACCCGCGAACCATGGGAGAGCGTTCGTGAGCGAGCGGATTCTCACCGTTCGGGATCTGTGCACGAGCTTTCCCCAGGGCGGGAATCGCCTGAACGTGGTGGATCGCGTTTCGTTCGACGTGAATGCGGGTGAGACTCTCGCGCTCGTCGGGGAATCCGGCTGCGGAAAGTCGATGACCGCGCTCTCGGTGATGCGGCTCGTGCCGAAGCCGGGCCGGGTGGCGTCCGGTACGATCCACGTCGGCGATCAGGATGTGCGTGCTCTGCCCGTCACCGAGATGCGTCGCGTGCGCGGCGGCGAGGTCTCGATGATCTTCCAGGAGCCGATGACGAGCTTGAATCCGGTTCAGCGGTGTGGACGTCAGATCGTCGAGGCGATCCGACTACATCACGCGGAATCGAAAGAGCAGGCGCGCACGCGCGCACGCGACCTCTTCGGAGAAGTCGGGATCCCCGATCCGGACGAGCGCCTCGACGCCTACCCGCACCAGCTTTCGGGTGGGATGCGCCAACGCGTGATGATAGCGATGGCGCTTGCGTCCCGGCCGAAGCTCTTGATCGCCGACGAGCCGACTACGGCCCTCGACGTGACGATCCAGGCGCAGATCCTCGATCTTCTTCGGTCCCTACAGCGTGATCTCGGGATGGCGATCCTGCTCATAACGCATGACGTCGGGGTCGTGAACGAGCTCGCCGACCGAGTCCTCGTTATGTACGCGGGCCGGATCGCGGAAGAGGGACAACGGCGCGAGGTCCTCGCCGCGCCCGGGCATCCGTATACGCGCGGCCTCCTGCGGTCGTTGCCGGGGGTCGTCGAGCGGGGCGATCGGCTCGACGAGATCGAAGGCGTCGTGCCGCCTCCGGGCGAATGGACACGAGGATGCCGGTTCTCGAACCGGTGTCCGATCGTCTTCGATCCGTGTGCGGACACAGAGCCCGAGCGCTTCACGTTGAACGAGACCCACGGCGCGTGGTGCCATGCTTTGAAGCGCGACGGCGGAGTCGATTCGTGAATCGTGCCCGGGAGGCGTTGCTGCGTGTGGAGGGGCTCGCGACCCATTTCGACGTTCGCTCGGGCCCGCTCCAGCGTGTGGCCGGCGCCGTGCGTGCCGTCGATGGTGTGAACCTCGAGGTCGAGGCGGGGAAGACCCTCGCGCTCGTCGGCGAATCCGGTTGTGGCAAGACGACCGTGGGGCGTTCGATTCTCGGGCTCGAGAAGCCGCACGCAGGCCAGATCTGGTTCGACGGCGAGGATCTTCTCCGTCTGGCCCCCGCGGATCTCCGCACGCGCCGAAAGCGAATCCAGATGGTCTTCCAGGATCCGGCGGCCGCGCTGAACCCGCGCATGCGGATTCGAGACGCGATTGCGGAGGGCATGCGGGCGTTTGGGGTCGGCGCGACTCCTGGCCAGCGGACCGAGAGGATCGCGGCGCTTCTGACGCGCGTGAAGCTCGATCCCGGCTACATGTCGCGCTATCCCCACGAGCTTTCGGGCGGACAACGCCAGCGGGTCTGCATCGCGCGCGCTCTCGCGGTCGATCCGGACCTCATCGTGTGTGACGAGTCGGTCTCTGCGCTCGATGTGTCGATTCAGGCGCAAATCCTGAACCTCCTCGCTGACCTCCAGCAGGAGCGTGGACTCGCATACCTCTTCATCACGCACGACCTGGGCGTCGTGCGTCACATCGCCGACCGCGTGGCGGTGATGTACCTCGGGCAGATCGTCGAGGACGGGCCGGTGGAGAGGGTGTTCGATGCGCCGGCCCATCCCTACACGGAGGGCCTTCTCGCGGCGGCGCCCTCGCTGGACCCCGATCGGGCCGCTCGCCCGGTCATCGTCCGCGGCGACGTGCCGTCCCCCGCCCGCCCGCCTCCCGGTTGTCGGTTTCATACGCGTTGTCCGGTGGCCTTTTCTCGTTGCTCGGTCGAGGCACCCAAGACGTACCCCGCGGGTGCCGAGGGGGACGACGTTGGGATGAGCCGCTGTTTCCTTCGGGAGGAGCGGCCGGACTCGACGTGACCGGCCGACGTCCGAAATCGGTGTCGACGCAGTAGGCGAGGATCTTCTCGATGTACTCCTGCACCCGTGGTGGTCGCCCGGCGAACGCGGCCGCCTGCGTCACGTCGAAGCGTGGCATGCGGGCGAGGTAGGGCAGGTAGAGGGCACCTTCGGTCACGACGGGCGCGAGCCGGCCGAAGCGAAGGTGACGGAGGAGCGGGTGGGCGTACCGCGCCCACCTCTCGGGATGGACGAAGCGCACTGGCTTGCGATCCGGAAACACCCGGTGCAGCACGTCGGCGAGTTCGCCGATCGTCGCGGAGTTCTCCGGTCCGGCAGCGAGATGAAAGCAGCCTCCGATCGTGTCGGGTCGGGAGCGCAAGGTCATCATCGCGTCCCGTACGAAGTCCACGGGGACGACGTCGACTGTCATCCCGCGATTCGCCGGACAGGTGCGCCAGAGTCCGCGTGCGTAGATGCGGATCGGGCCGTAGATCGTTCGGAAGCTCGACGTTCGACCGCGCGCCGATTCGCCGACGACGAGGCTTGGTCGATGAATCGCCACCGGGAGCTTCTGGCCCGCCGCGCGCATCGCCATCTCCGCCTCGAACTTCGTCCGCTCGTAGGAGTTCTTGTGGCCTTCGCGCGCATCGAGTTCGTCTTCGTGGACGAGATCCGTTCGGTTTCCGGCGACGAAGGCGGTGCTCACGTGATCGACTCGAGCGACGCCGCCCCGCCGTTCTCGCAGGTGTGCGAGTTCGATGACCGACTTTGTTCCACCGAGGTTTACGACGCGCGCTCGTTCGATGGGTTCATTAAAGCGGACGGTCGCGCCGCAGTGCAGAAACTGATCGCATTCCGAGATGACTCGGTCGGAGCCGCGGGTGCCGAGCCCGAGCCGGGGTTTGGACAGGTCGCCGACCGCGACCTGAAGCCGGCCGGGTTCAGGCGGGGACTCCAGGCCGGCGCGCGCGAGTGCCTGCTCGATCCGCGCTCTGCCCGTGCCCAAATCGGGGGCGCGCACCAGGGCGACCACCTCCTCATCTCGTTCGAGCATTGCGCGCAGCAGATGACTCCCCAAGAACCCCGATCCTCCAGTCAAAAACGTCGCCATTCGGACTCCCCTTTCCAGGTCCGGGGCTCATAGAGGCATCCGAATTCTCCTGCAATGACGCGAAGAAAGCGATTCCGGAAGGGAATCGAAGCATCGATTGGGGGAGTCGAGTAGGGGGCCGATCGGCCTGCGACACTATGCCGCATTTCTCAGTTCGCCAGGTTCCCCTACGGTTCAGGAGTCAGCGCACTGAATTCGAGGTTACTCGCATGCAACCAGAACTCATGAAATCTCTCGTCATGGTCGGCCTCCTAGCCACCTTCTCCATTGGTTGTGGTGATTCCGCGTCGAGCGGAAGGGGCCACGAACACGAGGGCGGAGATGGCGAACACGAGCACATGCCGGAGCCGCCAACGGACGGCGGGGATGAACTGGCGCAGCGCGCGTGCCACGGGCTTCATGGCGAGTCGGTCGATCTCCAAGCTGCCGCAGATCACGCGGGTGCGGAGTCCGCCCGCGTCGTGGTGGGCGAGACGACCGTCGTGCACCTTCCGAGTGGCGCGTCGGGCTTTGCGGGGATCATGATCCCGCACGACCATGGGGACTGGGGATTCTTCGTCGACGAGCCGAATGTCGTGGTGACGGTCACCGCCCATGACGGCACGCGCTTCGACATCAATCCGCACTCGCCAAGCGAGTCGTGCCCGGACGACATGCAGGTCGACGCGCGCGTCCACATCCCCGCGGGTGGGCACTACACGATCGAGTTCGCCGCAGAAGGTGCGCGCGAGGTTACGTTGCAGGTTCTCCCAGAAGGCGAGTACGCGGACCCGAATGCTGATCCGGTTTCGGCGGGTGCGTGTGAGGCGCTCGGTGGCGAGATCCAGACGGTGATGGCCTCTTCGGCGGCGGACGAAGCGCTTGCGGGAAACTTCGTCATGACCGGCGGCCACTTCTACCACCTGGTGCTGCCGGAGGGTTCGAGCTACGTCGGCGTGCATCTGCCGACTGACCACACGGATTGGGCGGTCTTCGTTAGCGAGGAAGATGTCGCGTTCTCGTTGTCGCACCCTGACGTGGGCATCTTCGGCATCTCACCGCTGGTTCCGAGCCCGGTGTGCCCGGACGACATCCTCGTCGACACGCGCGTGCACATCCACGCGGGCGGAGACTTCGTCCTCGAGCTCGGGCCGACCGGTCCTCGCGAGGTGTTGTTCAACATCGTTTCCGAGGCCGAGGGCCACGGCGAAGGCGGTCACGAAGAAGGTGGTGAGGAGCACGGCGGGGAAGAGGGCGGCCACGAGGAAGGTGGCGAGGAACACGGCGGTGAGGACGAAGACCACGCATAGGCGCGCGGTTCACCCCGACCCGCGACGATTTGACGCATTGTAGGCCCCGGAAGCCGGCCGCTAGAGTTGTAGGAAGGCCCCGGAGAGAGCCCTGGAAGCCACTGTAGAAAGAGGAGAACTCCTGGATGGCAACGAGATTCGTAGACAGTGTACGTTCGGCAGCCCGCGCGAGATGGATCGTTTCCCTTGTGGCGGCCGCGTCGATGCTCGTCGTCCCGTCGATGTCACACGGCCAGACCATTGGCACGCCCGACGTCAGCGGTGACCAGCTGATCTTCCTTTACGACGCGCGAACGAATCGCACGGCGTTCCTCACGGTCGCTAATCCGTCGGACGACACGATCTTCCTCGACATCGCCCTCTACGGGCAGGACCTCGCTAGCCAGATCGCCGGGCAGACCGTCTCGCTCGGCCCGG contains the following coding sequences:
- a CDS encoding ABC transporter ATP-binding protein, which codes for MSERILTVRDLCTSFPQGGNRLNVVDRVSFDVNAGETLALVGESGCGKSMTALSVMRLVPKPGRVASGTIHVGDQDVRALPVTEMRRVRGGEVSMIFQEPMTSLNPVQRCGRQIVEAIRLHHAESKEQARTRARDLFGEVGIPDPDERLDAYPHQLSGGMRQRVMIAMALASRPKLLIADEPTTALDVTIQAQILDLLRSLQRDLGMAILLITHDVGVVNELADRVLVMYAGRIAEEGQRREVLAAPGHPYTRGLLRSLPGVVERGDRLDEIEGVVPPPGEWTRGCRFSNRCPIVFDPCADTEPERFTLNETHGAWCHALKRDGGVDS
- a CDS encoding ABC transporter ATP-binding protein, producing the protein MNRAREALLRVEGLATHFDVRSGPLQRVAGAVRAVDGVNLEVEAGKTLALVGESGCGKTTVGRSILGLEKPHAGQIWFDGEDLLRLAPADLRTRRKRIQMVFQDPAAALNPRMRIRDAIAEGMRAFGVGATPGQRTERIAALLTRVKLDPGYMSRYPHELSGGQRQRVCIARALAVDPDLIVCDESVSALDVSIQAQILNLLADLQQERGLAYLFITHDLGVVRHIADRVAVMYLGQIVEDGPVERVFDAPAHPYTEGLLAAAPSLDPDRAARPVIVRGDVPSPARPPPGCRFHTRCPVAFSRCSVEAPKTYPAGAEGDDVGMSRCFLREERPDST